From Cellulosimicrobium cellulans, the proteins below share one genomic window:
- a CDS encoding choice-of-anchor G family protein, with translation MTRTARHLSTQAPPRWRRATALAAVGGVVGALTFAGGIAATAAPTDDSEGSGQFLSGTVAGLDLATIAALDGAVAENPSGANPVVTNPLAATVFQSLGIDLTGTLQLLGPNGILQLGAVNQYGEANDDGSARAASGAVSDQGAISVGGSEEFPSDAQLNLTQLLGPGFESVVADLDLSLGALSATAEATGGAAPTGDYQIAGATLTLDSPAVSGIATAVDDEVVPLVDGAVGQLVGTDGLLAQALNGIGALAQVLTVLGGDLEPTVAIDVDLDSALAPVLDQDFGDEGVVINVGDGTVTVDLDTILGGTGSLNGFDPNTEVLDDAAINAILDGLSAALDDLTTALVGAVDTALHAASLTLTVEAVVDNPVPLAPDLLNLAINLDTTVGDVVDGTVDPADATITIALTGVPLTLPLGDLVSALAGPLDTVLFADGTGLVSTLAGTITSEVTGPVLTALSPVFEILTEVVSLVVNVQEPEPSVADATFTQRALTLSILEVGTGTGLAELHLASATVRGSTVAAITPAVTVDPASIPAGTPTTVTGTGYTPDSTVTVEIRDGEGTVITTLTDVPTDADGGFTTPVTVPVDTAPGDYTVVGIDDTTSTEAETALAVTAAALTPSVTVDPTTANPGDDVTVDGTGYTPDSTVTVEIRDESGAVVATLGDVPTDGDGNFTTPISVPAGTTPGDYTVVGIDDTTSTEAETPLTVEAAALTPAVTVDPTTVPAGTPTTVTGTGYTPDSTVTVEVRDTTGTVVATLSDVPTDGDGGFTTPITVPANTTPGDYTVVGIDDTTTTEAETPLTIEAAALTPAVTVDPTTAVPGDQVTVDGTGYTPDSTVTVEIRDESGAVVATLGDVPTDGDGNFTTPISVPAGTTPGDYTVVGIDDTTSTEAETPLTVEAAALTPAVTVDPTTVPAGTPTTVTGTGYTPDSTVTVEVRDTSGTVVATLTDVPTDGDGGFTSPITVPVDTTPGDYTVVGVDDTTSTEAETPLVVEAAAIEPALTVDPATANPGDEVTVDGTGYTPDATVTVEIRDGSGTVIATVEDVATDGDGAFTTPVTVPEGTTPGDYTVVGIDDTTSTEAETPLGVGGVGVSEPTVTVDPTTANPGDEVTVTGEGWPPNTTVTVDLVDEDGDVVATVDVETDDTGSFTTPITVPDDATPGDYTVHASDDAGNEAEAPLTVVAAGDRALVSSFVTPRVLRGAEQTFVASGFEPGESVQAVINSEPLILPVATADASGQVSWTFVVPADFEVGPHTGTATSVDVGDSTVASFEVYLTPTGGDGPGSSGPGSGSGSTHAGNGSGSDYLARTGTDDLGLFLVAALLLVATGAVVRLRAHRARRAG, from the coding sequence GTGACCCGAACGGCGAGACATCTCTCCACCCAGGCACCACCCCGCTGGAGGCGAGCGACGGCGCTCGCGGCGGTAGGGGGTGTCGTCGGCGCCCTGACCTTCGCGGGAGGGATCGCCGCGACCGCCGCCCCGACGGACGACTCGGAGGGCAGCGGGCAGTTCCTCAGCGGCACCGTCGCCGGGCTCGACCTCGCGACGATCGCGGCGCTGGATGGTGCCGTGGCCGAGAACCCGTCCGGGGCGAACCCGGTCGTCACGAACCCCCTGGCCGCCACGGTCTTCCAGTCGCTCGGGATCGACCTGACGGGCACCCTGCAGCTGCTGGGTCCGAACGGCATCCTGCAGCTCGGTGCGGTCAACCAGTACGGCGAGGCGAACGACGACGGCTCCGCACGGGCCGCCTCGGGCGCGGTCTCGGACCAGGGCGCGATCTCGGTCGGCGGCAGCGAGGAGTTCCCGTCCGACGCGCAGCTCAACCTCACACAGCTCCTCGGCCCCGGCTTCGAGTCGGTCGTCGCGGACCTCGACCTGTCGCTCGGCGCGCTGTCCGCGACGGCGGAGGCGACTGGCGGCGCGGCACCGACCGGCGACTACCAGATCGCCGGTGCGACCCTCACGCTCGACAGCCCGGCCGTCTCGGGCATCGCCACGGCGGTCGACGACGAGGTCGTCCCGCTCGTGGACGGCGCCGTCGGACAGCTCGTCGGGACCGACGGGCTGCTCGCCCAGGCGCTGAACGGGATCGGAGCGCTCGCCCAGGTGCTGACCGTCCTCGGCGGGGACCTCGAACCCACGGTCGCGATCGACGTCGACCTCGACAGCGCCCTGGCGCCCGTGCTCGACCAGGACTTCGGCGACGAAGGCGTCGTGATCAACGTCGGCGACGGGACCGTGACGGTCGACCTCGACACGATCCTCGGCGGCACCGGGTCGCTGAACGGGTTCGACCCCAACACCGAGGTCCTCGACGACGCCGCGATCAACGCGATCCTCGACGGGCTCAGCGCGGCCCTCGACGACCTCACGACAGCGCTCGTCGGAGCGGTCGACACGGCGCTGCACGCCGCGAGCCTGACGCTGACGGTCGAGGCCGTCGTCGACAACCCGGTGCCCCTCGCCCCGGACCTCCTCAACCTGGCCATCAACCTCGACACGACCGTCGGCGACGTGGTCGACGGGACGGTCGACCCCGCCGACGCCACCATCACGATCGCGCTCACCGGCGTGCCGCTCACGCTCCCGCTGGGCGACCTCGTCAGCGCGCTGGCCGGTCCGCTCGACACGGTGCTGTTCGCCGACGGGACCGGACTGGTGAGCACGCTCGCCGGGACGATCACGTCGGAGGTCACCGGTCCCGTGCTCACCGCGCTCTCGCCGGTCTTCGAGATCCTCACGGAGGTCGTGAGCCTCGTCGTCAACGTCCAGGAGCCCGAGCCGTCCGTCGCCGACGCGACGTTCACGCAGCGCGCCCTGACCCTGTCGATCCTCGAGGTCGGGACGGGCACGGGCCTCGCGGAGCTCCACCTCGCGTCGGCGACCGTCCGTGGCTCGACGGTCGCGGCGATCACCCCGGCGGTGACCGTCGACCCGGCGTCCATCCCGGCAGGCACGCCGACGACCGTCACCGGCACGGGCTACACGCCGGACTCCACGGTCACGGTCGAGATCCGCGACGGCGAGGGCACGGTCATCACCACACTGACCGACGTCCCCACCGACGCCGACGGCGGTTTCACCACTCCCGTCACCGTCCCCGTGGACACCGCCCCGGGCGACTACACCGTCGTCGGCATCGACGACACCACCTCCACCGAGGCCGAGACGGCTCTCGCCGTGACGGCGGCTGCGCTCACGCCCTCCGTGACGGTCGACCCGACCACCGCCAACCCCGGTGACGACGTCACCGTCGACGGCACGGGCTACACCCCCGACTCGACGGTCACCGTCGAGATCCGCGACGAGAGCGGAGCGGTCGTCGCCACCCTGGGCGACGTCCCCACCGACGGCGACGGGAACTTCACCACCCCGATCTCCGTCCCCGCGGGCACCACCCCCGGCGACTACACCGTCGTCGGCATCGACGACACGACCTCGACCGAGGCGGAGACCCCGCTCACCGTCGAGGCAGCCGCCCTCACCCCGGCGGTGACTGTCGACCCGACCACCGTTCCGGCAGGCACCCCGACGACCGTCACGGGCACGGGCTACACGCCCGACTCGACGGTCACGGTCGAGGTCCGGGACACGACTGGCACCGTCGTCGCCACCCTGAGCGACGTCCCGACCGACGGTGACGGCGGCTTCACGACGCCCATCACCGTCCCCGCGAACACCACCCCCGGCGACTACACCGTCGTCGGCATCGACGACACCACCACCACCGAGGCGGAGACCCCGCTCACCATCGAGGCAGCCGCCCTCACCCCGGCGGTGACGGTCGACCCGACGACGGCCGTTCCGGGTGACCAGGTCACCGTCGACGGCACGGGGTACACCCCCGACTCGACCGTCACCGTCGAGATCCGCGACGAGAGCGGAGCGGTCGTCGCCACCCTGGGCGACGTCCCCACCGACGGCGACGGGAACTTCACCACCCCGATCTCCGTCCCCGCGGGCACCACCCCCGGCGACTACACCGTCGTCGGCATCGACGACACGACCTCGACCGAGGCGGAGACCCCGCTCACCGTCGAGGCAGCCGCCCTCACCCCGGCGGTGACCGTCGACCCGACCACCGTTCCGGCAGGCACCCCGACGACCGTCACGGGCACGGGCTACACGCCCGACTCGACGGTCACGGTCGAGGTCCGGGACACGAGCGGCACCGTCGTCGCCACGCTCACCGACGTCCCGACCGACGGCGACGGCGGCTTCACCAGCCCCATCACCGTCCCGGTCGACACGACACCGGGCGACTACACCGTCGTCGGCGTCGACGACACGACCTCCACCGAGGCCGAGACGCCCTTGGTCGTGGAAGCTGCGGCGATCGAGCCCGCACTCACCGTGGACCCGGCCACCGCCAACCCCGGTGACGAGGTCACCGTCGACGGCACGGGCTACACCCCGGACGCCACGGTCACCGTCGAGATCCGCGACGGCTCCGGCACCGTCATCGCCACCGTCGAGGACGTCGCGACCGACGGCGACGGGGCGTTCACGACACCGGTCACCGTCCCCGAGGGCACCACCCCCGGCGACTACACCGTCGTCGGCATCGACGACACCACTTCCACCGAAGCGGAGACCCCGCTCGGCGTCGGGGGCGTCGGGGTGTCCGAGCCGACCGTCACGGTCGACCCGACCACGGCGAACCCCGGCGACGAGGTCACCGTGACGGGGGAGGGCTGGCCGCCGAACACCACGGTCACGGTCGACCTGGTCGACGAGGACGGCGACGTCGTCGCGACGGTCGACGTGGAGACCGACGACACGGGGAGCTTCACCACCCCGATCACGGTGCCCGACGACGCGACGCCGGGCGACTACACCGTGCACGCGTCCGACGACGCCGGGAACGAGGCGGAGGCGCCGCTCACGGTCGTCGCCGCCGGTGACAGGGCCCTGGTGTCGTCGTTCGTCACGCCTCGCGTGCTGCGCGGCGCGGAGCAGACGTTCGTCGCGTCGGGCTTCGAGCCGGGCGAGTCGGTCCAGGCCGTCATCAACTCGGAGCCGCTGATCCTTCCGGTGGCGACCGCCGACGCGAGCGGCCAGGTCAGCTGGACGTTCGTCGTCCCGGCCGACTTCGAGGTCGGACCGCACACGGGCACGGCGACGAGCGTCGACGTCGGCGACTCCACGGTCGCGTCGTTCGAGGTCTACCTCACGCCCACGGGCGGCGACGGACCGGGCAGCTCCGGCCCCGGCTCCGGCTCCGGCTCCACCCACGCGGGCAACGGGAGCGGGTCGGACTACCTCGCCCGGACCGGCACCGACGACCTGGGCCTGTTCCTGGTCGCGGCGCTGCTGCTCGTGGCCACCGGCGCCGTCGTCCGCCTGCGCGCGCACCGCGCACGCCGCGCGGGCTAG
- a CDS encoding DUF3145 domain-containing protein has product MAGAITRGVLYVHSAPRALCPHMEWAAGNVLGVRVSLDWTEQPAARGLYRAEYSWQGPQGTGAKLASALRGWSHLRYEVTEEPSHGVDGGRWSHTPDLGIFYAQTDVHGNIVVPEDRIRAALEQVSEPWAMRDALHLALGKAWDDELEPFRYAGAGAPVRWLHRVG; this is encoded by the coding sequence ATGGCCGGTGCCATCACCCGCGGTGTTCTTTACGTGCACTCAGCACCGCGTGCTCTGTGCCCGCACATGGAGTGGGCCGCGGGCAACGTCCTCGGCGTGCGCGTGTCGCTCGACTGGACCGAGCAGCCCGCCGCGCGCGGCCTCTACCGGGCCGAGTACTCGTGGCAGGGCCCGCAGGGCACGGGCGCCAAGCTCGCCTCCGCGCTGCGCGGCTGGTCCCACCTGCGCTACGAGGTCACCGAGGAGCCCAGCCACGGGGTCGACGGCGGCCGGTGGTCGCACACTCCCGACCTCGGCATCTTCTACGCCCAGACCGACGTGCACGGCAACATCGTGGTCCCCGAGGACCGGATCCGCGCCGCGCTGGAGCAGGTGAGCGAGCCCTGGGCCATGCGAGACGCGCTGCACCTGGCGCTCGGCAAGGCGTGGGACGACGAGCTCGAGCCGTTCCGCTACGCCGGTGCCGGCGCCCCGGTGCGCTGGCTCCACCGCGTCGGCTGA
- the def gene encoding peptide deformylase, with protein sequence MAMREIRTIPDPVLRTPCDEITTIDDRVRSLVADLVETVDHEGRAGLAANQIGVNLRAFSWNIDDEIGYVLNPRIVELSDDYQDGDEGCLSVPNLWYPTRRAWYARVVGTDLDGNEVVVEGTELMARCLQHECDHLDGMLYLDRLDRSVRKKAMRELREHL encoded by the coding sequence ATGGCGATGAGAGAGATCCGGACCATCCCGGACCCCGTGCTCCGCACCCCCTGCGACGAGATCACCACCATCGACGACCGTGTGCGCTCGCTCGTCGCGGACCTCGTCGAGACCGTCGACCACGAGGGCCGCGCGGGCCTCGCCGCCAACCAGATCGGCGTGAACCTGCGGGCCTTCTCGTGGAACATCGACGACGAGATCGGGTACGTGCTCAACCCGCGCATCGTCGAGCTCTCCGACGACTACCAGGACGGTGACGAAGGCTGCCTCTCCGTCCCCAACCTCTGGTACCCGACGCGGCGCGCCTGGTACGCGCGCGTCGTGGGGACGGACCTCGACGGCAACGAGGTCGTCGTCGAGGGCACCGAGCTCATGGCGCGCTGCCTGCAGCACGAGTGCGACCACCTCGACGGGATGCTGTACCTGGACCGGCTCGACCGTTCCGTGCGCAAGAAGGCGATGCGGGAGCTGCGCGAGCACCTGTGA
- a CDS encoding DUF1206 domain-containing protein has translation MAPSISSTGKAAARGARGSRLLEILARAGYAVSGLLHLVVGVLAVQVATGSTSSEQADQTGALTAIAQTPGGTVLLWFAVVAFAALALWQLTVAISGAAETSDRLKAAGKAVLYLALGVLAVQVVNGSAGGSGQEESMTATLMQKPGGVLLVGAVGVGIVAAGVYHVVKGWRKKFLEDLEGGTGGNVGRAVVTLGRVGYVAKGVALGVLGALFVVAAVQHDPEQAGGLDAAFATLAAQPFGAVLLVAVGLGFAAYGLYSFARARYARM, from the coding sequence GTGGCACCGAGCATCAGCTCGACGGGCAAGGCGGCGGCACGCGGCGCGCGGGGCAGCAGGCTGCTCGAGATCCTCGCCCGTGCCGGGTACGCCGTGAGCGGCCTGCTCCACCTCGTGGTCGGGGTGCTCGCCGTGCAGGTGGCGACCGGTTCGACGTCGAGCGAGCAGGCGGACCAGACCGGCGCGCTCACCGCCATCGCGCAGACGCCGGGCGGGACCGTCCTGCTCTGGTTCGCCGTCGTGGCGTTCGCCGCGCTCGCGCTGTGGCAGCTCACCGTGGCGATCAGCGGCGCGGCCGAGACGTCCGACCGGCTCAAGGCCGCCGGCAAGGCGGTGCTCTACCTGGCGCTCGGCGTGCTCGCCGTGCAGGTCGTGAACGGGTCCGCGGGCGGCTCCGGCCAGGAGGAGAGCATGACGGCGACGCTCATGCAGAAGCCGGGCGGCGTGCTCCTCGTGGGCGCCGTCGGCGTCGGGATCGTCGCCGCAGGCGTGTACCACGTGGTGAAGGGCTGGCGGAAGAAGTTCCTCGAGGACCTCGAGGGCGGCACGGGCGGGAACGTCGGTCGCGCCGTCGTGACGCTCGGCCGGGTGGGCTACGTCGCCAAGGGGGTCGCGCTCGGCGTGCTCGGCGCGCTCTTCGTCGTGGCAGCCGTGCAGCACGACCCCGAGCAGGCGGGCGGGCTCGACGCCGCGTTCGCGACCCTCGCGGCCCAGCCGTTCGGCGCGGTGCTGCTCGTCGCCGTCGGGCTCGGCTTCGCGGCGTACGGGCTCTACTCCTTCGCTCGCGCCCGGTACGCCCGCATGTGA
- a CDS encoding acyltransferase family protein: MPTTNPRLAVLDGLRFTAAAAVLVYHFVAVNHHAWGERTSDSLPGVQGVAAYGSFGVQLFFVVSGFVILMTAWGRDVRGFVASRAGRLFPAYWAAVLLTLALLVLVIPGRRDVDLPQAAANLTMVQRAFGIPDLEAVYWTLWSELRFYVLVGLLVAVGLTRARVLAFVVLWPVAGAIATQAGSGLVATVLVAPDAPLFAGGMVLYLLTRERRSPVLWLALALDVVLAAAVSGRIQAARIENSTDVVVSPAVGWVAIVLCFAVVAVATLTPLARVSWGWLTALGALTYPLYLVHASWGRWVIESVHPYLSRAATLAVAVTACLALAWVVHRAVERPLGPRLRRALDRDLRRDRARPGGHVPARQDEPVAAR; this comes from the coding sequence ATGCCCACGACGAACCCGCGCCTCGCCGTGCTCGACGGACTCCGGTTCACCGCCGCCGCGGCAGTGCTCGTCTACCACTTCGTCGCCGTCAACCACCACGCGTGGGGCGAGCGGACGAGCGACTCCCTGCCGGGCGTGCAGGGCGTCGCCGCGTACGGCTCGTTCGGCGTCCAGCTCTTCTTCGTGGTCAGCGGCTTCGTCATCCTCATGACGGCCTGGGGCCGCGACGTCCGCGGCTTCGTCGCCTCGCGAGCCGGCCGGCTGTTCCCCGCGTACTGGGCCGCCGTGCTCCTCACGCTCGCCCTGCTCGTCCTCGTGATCCCTGGCCGGCGCGACGTCGACCTCCCGCAGGCGGCCGCCAACCTCACCATGGTCCAGCGCGCGTTCGGGATCCCCGACCTCGAGGCCGTCTACTGGACGCTCTGGTCGGAGCTGCGGTTCTACGTCCTCGTCGGCCTGCTCGTCGCCGTCGGCCTCACCCGGGCACGGGTGCTCGCGTTCGTCGTGCTCTGGCCCGTCGCGGGGGCGATCGCCACGCAGGCGGGCTCCGGCCTCGTCGCGACCGTCCTCGTCGCGCCCGACGCCCCGCTCTTCGCCGGCGGGATGGTGCTCTACCTGCTCACGCGGGAGCGCCGGTCACCGGTCCTCTGGCTCGCGCTCGCCCTCGACGTCGTCCTCGCGGCCGCCGTGTCGGGCCGGATCCAGGCGGCCCGCATCGAGAACAGCACCGACGTCGTCGTGTCCCCCGCCGTCGGGTGGGTCGCCATCGTCCTGTGCTTCGCCGTCGTCGCCGTCGCGACGCTGACCCCGCTCGCGCGAGTCTCGTGGGGCTGGCTCACCGCGCTGGGCGCGCTCACCTACCCGCTCTACCTCGTGCACGCGTCGTGGGGGCGGTGGGTGATCGAGTCGGTGCACCCGTACCTGTCCCGGGCCGCGACGCTCGCCGTCGCGGTCACCGCGTGCCTCGCGCTCGCCTGGGTGGTCCACCGCGCCGTCGAGCGTCCGCTCGGCCCGCGGCTGCGCCGCGCCCTCGACCGCGACCTCCGGCGCGACCGTGCCCGCCCGGGCGGGCACGTCCCCGCCCGTCAGGACGAGCCGGTCGCGGCCAGGTAG
- a CDS encoding DUF488 domain-containing protein, which translates to MTIHIKRVYEPAEDGDGFRVLVDRLWPRGESKEKAHVGLWLKEVAPSTELRRWFHHEERLFDEFAERYRAELDANGDAVGELRDVVGQHPVVTLVYGARDEEHNQAVVLRDYLAATGSS; encoded by the coding sequence ATGACGATCCACATCAAGCGGGTGTACGAGCCGGCTGAGGACGGCGACGGGTTCCGCGTGCTCGTCGACCGGCTGTGGCCGCGCGGCGAGAGCAAGGAGAAGGCGCACGTGGGTCTCTGGCTCAAAGAGGTCGCGCCGTCCACCGAGCTGCGGCGGTGGTTCCACCACGAGGAGCGGCTGTTCGACGAGTTCGCCGAGCGGTACCGGGCCGAGCTCGACGCGAACGGCGACGCGGTGGGGGAGCTGCGGGACGTCGTCGGGCAGCACCCTGTGGTGACGCTCGTGTACGGGGCGCGCGACGAGGAGCACAACCAGGCCGTCGTGCTGCGGGACTACCTGGCCGCGACCGGCTCGTCCTGA